A single Pyramidobacter piscolens W5455 DNA region contains:
- a CDS encoding HAD family hydrolase, with translation MTIRAVLFDFDMTLIDTSGALLANVNKIADHFGRPRCTRERLLEVIGYNSRDFWRVLLGDERPEYGEYYVEECAPYEAAMMTPAAGAVECVAELRALGVKVGCASNRIAPLRVIRVKHLEHLMDCVVGADAVARPKPAPDVLLRGAELLGCAPAEALYVGDTPIDVEAARRAGMRSVAVLASNSAETLNRAGAWRIVADLRGFVPLLKGEGLL, from the coding sequence ATGACCATCAGAGCGGTGCTCTTCGATTTCGACATGACCCTGATCGACACCAGCGGCGCGCTGCTGGCGAACGTCAACAAGATCGCCGATCATTTCGGCCGTCCCCGCTGCACGCGCGAGCGTCTGCTGGAGGTGATCGGCTACAATTCGCGCGATTTCTGGCGGGTGCTGCTCGGCGACGAGCGCCCCGAATACGGCGAATATTACGTCGAAGAATGCGCGCCTTACGAAGCGGCGATGATGACGCCCGCGGCGGGCGCCGTCGAATGCGTCGCGGAACTGCGCGCATTGGGCGTCAAAGTGGGCTGCGCTTCCAACCGCATCGCGCCGCTCCGCGTCATCCGCGTCAAGCATCTCGAACACCTGATGGACTGCGTGGTCGGCGCCGACGCGGTGGCGCGCCCCAAACCCGCGCCCGACGTGCTGCTCAGGGGAGCCGAGTTGCTGGGCTGCGCCCCCGCAGAGGCCCTTTACGTGGGCGATACGCCCATTGACGTGGAGGCCGCCCGCCGCGCCGGCATGCGCAGCGTCGCCGTGCTCGCCAGCAATTCCGCCGAGACGCTGAACCGGGCCGGAGCCTGGCGGATCGTCGCCGATCTTCGCGGATTCGTCCCGCTGCTCAAAGGCGAAGGACTGCTTTAA